The Malaclemys terrapin pileata isolate rMalTer1 chromosome 2, rMalTer1.hap1, whole genome shotgun sequence nucleotide sequence AGCCTGGGCCAGCCAAGTCCTACCGCACACAGATCAGTGCACCCGACAGCAGGTTGCTAGATTCTCGGTGTGACACCTCCTGGCTCCGACACAGGGGCTGCTGAGTGTCACATTCCGAGCACACAGCCGGACCCGTCGCCCAGGCACCGCCGGCTGGAGTGTCACAGGTTTCCTTCTGTCCCTCAGAAGCAAATGCCTTCTGCTGCTAAGGGTGGATCTCGCAGAAGAAAGATCCTTCCCGCTCCCACGCtagacatttattttttatatacataagggtatatatatatataataagggtttctgtgtgtgtgtgtgtgtatatatatatatatatatatatatatatatacacacacacacacagttaaatGTGCACATTCCCCTTAAGCGTTTATATCAGCTATAGTACCCTTAAGTGTGTACAAAATCATTGTACGGATTcctgtgtgtacacacacgtCAGCTATACTTCCCTGAGTGGCTATAACTATACAGCAAGTACAGTGAGGGTATATGTGTGTGCGTATGTCTATACACACAAGCGTCTAGCTCATCATTGTATGCCCCGGTATAAAGTGTGTGCATCTACAGACGGGTCTGTGTGAGATGCACACACTGAATGGATCACACAACGGAATTATGCTGTACAGTGGCTATAGGTGCATACTTGCGGACAGATCCTGCTcgcattaaagtcagtggcacgACTCCCACTGACTCCGCTGGAGCAGATCGGGTCTCAGGGCGCCCATAGAACACACACACGGATACCGTGTAGCACTCACACGCCTAAAGGGAATCTCTGTCGACGCCGGTCGTTGCAGAGACACAGGGGGTCTGGGGTACCCTGGCCACGCACCCTTCAGGGAGTGCACAGTACGAGCCCTGCATTCCCTCGCTGGCTGGCCAATGCTACACGTACACATTCCTGCCCAGCGTGGGCTAGCACGGCCAGGGCAGCGCCTCGCGTTTCCCCTGCCACGGCGCTTACCGGGTCGGTGTTGAGGGCTGTAAGCGGGGTCCGGGGGCTGGCTGCGGGACAGCTCCCTGGGTGCAGCGGAGgtggctgctgttgctgctgcctgaGTAGAGCCGGGTGCGTCTCCAGAGCCAGTTGCAGGTCGAGGATGTAGTCGATGACATGCTGCAGGATCTCCACTTTGCTGACCCGCTTATTGGGCGGGATGGTGGGCACTAGCTTCCGGAGCCGGCTGTAACAGTCATTCATATCGCACTGCAGGCACAGCGACGCCGGCTCCTCGCCCGACGGGGCTCCCTTGCAGCCGTGTTcggccaggcagcgcagagccaaCTGCCCGCCTCcgccacctcctcctccgccGCCGCCTCCAGCGCCCCCGCAGCAGCCCGCCTGTGCCTTCCTGCTGGGGTGGCGGACGGGACTGACCGCTTTCATGGTGCACAGGGAGAGATCCCCTCGGACACCGATGCACACCGCGTACCGCCCGCAATGCAACAAGAGCAAGAGGCAGCTCTCAGCCAACGCAGCGATCCCTTCCTAAAGCAATCAAGGAGGGGCAGCCCGTCTCTGGATACAATCTCCGGGCTCTGCCAGAGGGAATGCCAGACCGCGCAAAGAAAATCCCACCACCCAGGCTAGTCATTCACTACCCTTCCCCTTCGCTCCCACTACAACCCAGCCGCCTCTGCTCAGCCCGGCTTGCAGCGCCgccctatatatatatagcacGGGGTACAGACAGGCGGGGCTCGCGCTGCCGGGGCCCGGGGAAAGGAGGAGGCCAGAGGCgcgcgggggaggggaaatgtgtgcaaaagagaggggaggagggggtgcggagCACCGCGCTTTGGCCAATCACcgccgcctcctccctcaatggaACGCCGCTCTGGCCAATGGCGAGGACGCTCCATTCCGTCAATGCTGTGGGGTCTAGGGCTGGGGAGACTGCTGAACCCAAGGgagcggagggaggaggagagagagaagttcCTAGCAAGGAAGAACTGCGGGAATGCGATTGGAATTCACTCTCCTACTGAATGAGGCTGCTGAATCCTGCCATTCCCATCGGCACCCGGAGCACTCACAACTGGCTGTGCCAGCAGTAGGCATCCCCTCCTCTGATCTATCCTTGAAGCCTGCAAGGAGCAATTGGAGATTGTTAATGTCATTTTACCTACACACTTTTTTGCTGTCTATTTATTCTTCCGACTGCTTAATCATCACCAGCAAATATTTCTAccactggcagaggtggggatgCTGTTTGCAATGTCTAGCCTCattcaatgtatttttttaacct carries:
- the ID4 gene encoding DNA-binding protein inhibitor ID-4, with protein sequence MKAVSPVRHPSRKAQAGCCGGAGGGGGGGGGGGGQLALRCLAEHGCKGAPSGEEPASLCLQCDMNDCYSRLRKLVPTIPPNKRVSKVEILQHVIDYILDLQLALETHPALLRQQQQQPPPLHPGSCPAASPRTPLTALNTDPAGAVNKQGDSILCR